The following are from one region of the Pectobacterium actinidiae genome:
- a CDS encoding YbgC/FadM family acyl-CoA thioesterase yields MQTFITVRGYHIDVYQHVNNARYLEFLEEARWQWLETLPAFGWMHRNKIAFVVVNININYRKPAVLGDVLRIDSELLQMNTKSGVISQKITRVSDESDVADATLTFVCIDLSTQKALLLEGELLEHLNEIRR; encoded by the coding sequence ATGCAGACTTTCATTACCGTTCGTGGTTATCACATTGATGTTTATCAGCACGTTAATAACGCGCGCTATCTGGAATTTTTGGAAGAGGCGCGTTGGCAATGGCTGGAAACATTGCCTGCTTTTGGCTGGATGCATCGCAACAAGATTGCTTTCGTCGTGGTGAACATCAATATCAACTATCGCAAGCCTGCCGTTCTCGGTGACGTGCTGCGTATTGATAGCGAACTGCTACAGATGAATACGAAAAGTGGCGTGATCAGTCAGAAGATAACCCGGGTATCTGATGAAAGCGATGTGGCGGATGCCACGTTGACGTTTGTTTGCATCGATTTATCGACGCAAAAAGCACTGCTGCTGGAGGGCGAACTACTGGAACACTTAAATGAGATTCGCCGTTAA
- the queC gene encoding 7-cyano-7-deazaguanine synthase QueC, giving the protein MKRAVVVFSGGQDSTTCLIQALQDYDDVHCITFDYGQRHRAEIDVARELSQRLGATAHKVLDVGLLNELATSSLTRDNIPVPDYDANSQGIPNTFVPGRNILFLTLASIYAYQVGAEAVITGVCETDFSGYPDCRDEFVKALNQAIVLGIARDIRFETPLMWLNKAETWALADYYQQLDTVRYHTLTCYNGIKGDGCGQCAACHLRANGLAQYQNDAAAVMALLKQKTGLR; this is encoded by the coding sequence ATGAAGCGTGCTGTTGTCGTTTTTAGCGGTGGACAAGATTCCACAACCTGCCTGATTCAGGCTCTGCAAGATTATGATGACGTCCACTGCATCACCTTCGATTATGGGCAACGTCACCGTGCTGAAATTGATGTCGCTCGGGAACTCAGCCAGAGACTGGGGGCAACAGCACATAAGGTTCTGGACGTCGGTTTACTGAATGAACTCGCCACCAGCAGCCTGACGCGTGACAATATTCCAGTCCCCGATTACGACGCCAATTCACAGGGCATCCCCAACACCTTTGTTCCAGGAAGAAATATTCTCTTCCTGACGCTCGCCTCTATCTACGCCTATCAGGTTGGTGCAGAGGCAGTCATTACCGGTGTATGTGAGACCGACTTTTCCGGCTATCCAGATTGTCGCGACGAATTCGTCAAGGCACTGAATCAGGCCATTGTTTTAGGCATTGCCCGCGATATTCGTTTTGAAACCCCGCTGATGTGGCTTAATAAGGCTGAAACCTGGGCGCTGGCGGATTATTACCAGCAACTCGATACCGTTCGTTACCACACGCTGACCTGCTATAACGGCATCAAGGGTGATGGTTGTGGTCAGTGTGCCGCCTGCCATTTACGGGCAAATGGGCTCGCGCAATATCAAAACGACGCCGCCGCTGTCATGGCATTACTAAAACAGAAAACAGGGTTACGCTGA
- a CDS encoding PLP-dependent cysteine synthase family protein, translating into MTNAWVKNAISAIEADFQRSADTHLIRLTLPDYPGIYFYLKDESTHPSGSLKHRLARSLFLYGLCNGWIKEGTPIIEASSGSTAVSEAYFARLLGLPFIAVMPSCTAKRKIEQIAFYGGRCHFVEQAGQIYAASEQLAQEMNGHYMDQFTYAERATDWRGNNNIADSIYRQMAREPHTVPDYIVMSAGTGGTSATLGRYIRYQGLDTQLVVVDPEHSVFYDCYQQRDRSITGPCGSRIEGIGRPRAEPSFIPDVIDSMIKVPDAASIATLHWLESVLGRKAGASTGTNVWGMLQLAKEMVNRGQKGAIVTLLCDSGERYLDTYYNSSWVEKNIGDITPYLDALNTPEMSSLMPELSPV; encoded by the coding sequence ATGACCAATGCCTGGGTTAAAAATGCCATCAGCGCTATCGAAGCAGATTTTCAGCGTTCGGCTGATACGCATCTTATCCGACTGACCCTACCGGACTATCCCGGGATCTATTTTTATCTCAAAGATGAAAGCACGCACCCCAGCGGTAGCCTGAAGCATCGCCTGGCTCGTTCCTTATTTCTCTACGGGCTGTGCAACGGTTGGATTAAAGAAGGCACGCCAATTATCGAAGCGTCATCCGGCAGCACAGCCGTGTCAGAAGCCTATTTTGCCCGTTTACTTGGCCTGCCGTTTATCGCCGTCATGCCCTCCTGCACTGCAAAAAGAAAAATCGAGCAAATCGCTTTCTATGGCGGACGCTGCCATTTTGTCGAACAGGCAGGACAAATCTATGCCGCATCCGAACAGCTCGCACAAGAGATGAACGGCCATTATATGGATCAGTTCACCTACGCCGAACGTGCCACCGACTGGCGCGGCAACAACAATATTGCCGACAGCATTTACCGCCAAATGGCACGTGAACCGCATACCGTGCCGGATTACATCGTGATGAGCGCAGGAACTGGCGGAACGTCAGCCACGCTCGGACGCTACATTCGCTATCAGGGGCTGGATACGCAACTGGTCGTCGTCGATCCAGAACATTCTGTCTTCTACGACTGTTACCAACAGCGTGATCGCTCCATCACTGGCCCATGTGGTAGCCGGATAGAAGGTATTGGTCGCCCGCGTGCCGAACCGTCTTTTATTCCTGACGTCATTGATAGCATGATCAAAGTGCCAGATGCTGCCAGCATCGCAACGCTGCACTGGCTGGAAAGCGTGTTAGGCCGCAAAGCGGGAGCCTCTACCGGCACCAACGTCTGGGGTATGCTGCAACTGGCCAAAGAGATGGTGAACCGAGGTCAAAAAGGCGCGATTGTGACCCTGCTGTGCGACAGCGGCGAACGCTATCTGGACACCTACTACAACAGCAGTTGGGTAGAAAAAAATATCGGCGACATAACCCCGTACCTTGATGCCCTGAACACCCCAGAAATGTCATCTCTCATGCCGGAACTCAGCCCGGTGTAA
- a CDS encoding Lrp/AsnC family transcriptional regulator translates to MLDKIDRTLLNMLQQDCTLSLQTLADAVNLTSTPCWKRLKRLEEEGIIRARVALLDNERLGLGLTAFVLLKTQQHNRDWYQTFTRVVSDMPEVLAFYRMAGEYDYLMQVQVADMKSYDDFYKRLVNGIPGLVDVTSSFAMERIKHTTALPLSL, encoded by the coding sequence ATGCTGGATAAAATTGATCGCACACTGCTGAATATGTTGCAACAGGATTGCACGCTTTCGCTACAGACGCTGGCCGATGCGGTTAACCTGACATCTACGCCATGCTGGAAACGGCTGAAACGTCTGGAGGAGGAAGGGATCATCCGGGCTCGGGTGGCGCTGTTGGATAATGAACGTCTGGGTCTAGGGCTGACGGCGTTTGTCTTATTGAAGACGCAGCAGCATAACCGTGACTGGTATCAAACCTTCACCCGTGTAGTGTCTGACATGCCGGAAGTGCTGGCTTTCTATCGCATGGCTGGTGAGTACGACTATCTGATGCAGGTTCAGGTTGCTGATATGAAAAGCTATGATGATTTCTATAAGCGGCTGGTGAATGGTATTCCTGGGCTGGTCGATGTAACATCAAGCTTTGCTATGGAACGAATCAAACATACCACGGCACTGCCTTTATCCCTGTGA
- a CDS encoding SmdA family multidrug ABC transporter permease/ATP-binding protein: MRLFAQLSWYFRREWRRYLGAIALLIVIAILQLLPPKLVGVIVDGVTQHGMSMTEMMKWIGVMLLTAIMVYLLRYVWRVFLFGASYQLAVELREDFYRQLSRQHPAFYQRHRTGDLMARATNDVDRVVFAAGEGVLTLVDSMVMGCAVLVVMCTQISWELTLLALLPMPFMAIFIKRYGTQLHNRFKSAQAAFSSLNDQAQESLTSIRMIKSFGLENYQSARFAQVAADAGAKNMQVARVDARFDPTIYIAVGLSNLLAIGGGSWMVINGSLTLGLLTSFVMYLGLMIWPMLALAWMFNIVERGSAAYSRIRQLLAEELVVKDGEESLPAERGVLDVNISAFRYPDNTRDALQHIQFTLAPGNMLGLCGPTGSGKSTLLALILRHFDTQSGEIRYHDRPLSAIRLDELRSRFAVVGQMPFLFSDTVAQNIALGRPDATQQQIEQAARLASVHDDILRLPQGYQTEVGERGVMLSGGQKQRIAIARALLLDAEILVLDDALSAVDGRTEHQILQNLKTWGEKRTLIISAHRLSALTEANEIVVLQQGQTVQRGTHRTLAAQPGWYRDMYRYQQLEAALDDVPQLEGTKNE, from the coding sequence GTGAGACTGTTTGCTCAACTGAGTTGGTATTTTCGCCGCGAATGGCGGCGCTATCTGGGCGCTATTGCGCTATTGATTGTGATTGCCATTCTGCAATTGCTCCCCCCTAAACTGGTCGGCGTAATTGTCGATGGCGTGACGCAACACGGCATGTCGATGACCGAAATGATGAAGTGGATTGGCGTAATGCTGCTCACGGCTATCATGGTGTATCTGCTGCGCTACGTGTGGCGCGTGTTCCTGTTTGGTGCGTCATACCAGTTGGCGGTTGAGCTACGAGAGGATTTTTACCGTCAACTGAGCCGCCAGCATCCGGCGTTTTACCAACGTCACCGTACTGGCGATCTGATGGCGCGTGCGACTAACGATGTCGATCGTGTGGTCTTTGCCGCCGGAGAGGGCGTGCTGACGCTGGTCGATTCGATGGTAATGGGCTGCGCTGTGCTGGTTGTCATGTGTACGCAGATCAGTTGGGAACTCACTCTGCTGGCGTTGCTTCCGATGCCGTTTATGGCGATTTTCATCAAACGCTACGGCACACAGCTGCATAACCGTTTTAAATCCGCACAGGCGGCGTTTTCTTCGCTGAACGATCAGGCGCAGGAAAGTTTGACCAGCATTCGGATGATTAAATCCTTTGGGTTGGAAAACTATCAATCTGCACGTTTTGCGCAGGTTGCGGCGGACGCCGGTGCTAAAAATATGCAGGTCGCCCGTGTTGATGCCCGCTTCGATCCCACCATTTATATTGCCGTTGGGCTTTCGAATTTGCTGGCGATTGGCGGCGGTAGTTGGATGGTGATTAACGGTTCGCTGACGTTAGGTTTATTGACCAGCTTCGTTATGTATCTGGGATTGATGATCTGGCCAATGCTAGCGCTGGCCTGGATGTTTAATATTGTTGAGCGTGGTAGCGCGGCATATAGCCGTATTCGACAGTTGCTTGCGGAAGAACTCGTGGTGAAAGACGGTGAGGAATCCTTGCCTGCCGAGCGAGGCGTGCTGGACGTGAATATCTCTGCGTTTCGCTACCCGGATAATACCCGTGATGCGTTACAACATATTCAGTTTACGCTGGCGCCGGGCAATATGCTGGGGCTATGTGGGCCGACAGGTTCGGGTAAAAGTACGCTGCTGGCGTTGATTTTGCGTCATTTCGATACCCAATCGGGAGAGATTCGTTATCACGATCGCCCATTGAGCGCTATTCGGTTGGATGAGCTTCGGAGTCGTTTTGCTGTTGTAGGGCAAATGCCCTTTTTGTTTTCCGATACGGTGGCACAAAACATCGCACTGGGTCGGCCTGATGCTACCCAACAACAAATTGAACAGGCAGCGCGGCTTGCCAGCGTTCATGACGATATTCTGCGTTTGCCTCAGGGTTACCAGACTGAAGTCGGAGAGCGCGGCGTGATGTTATCAGGCGGTCAAAAACAGCGGATCGCGATTGCCCGAGCATTACTGCTGGATGCAGAAATTCTGGTGTTGGACGATGCGCTGTCTGCGGTTGATGGGCGAACGGAACACCAGATTTTGCAGAATCTCAAAACGTGGGGCGAAAAACGGACGCTGATTATTAGTGCACATCGCCTGTCAGCCCTAACCGAAGCGAATGAAATCGTGGTATTGCAGCAAGGGCAAACCGTGCAGCGTGGTACACATCGGACGCTGGCGGCACAGCCTGGTTGGTATCGGGATATGTACCGTTATCAACAGCTGGAGGCGGCGTTGGATGATGTGCCGCAGTTGGAAGGAACGAAAAATGAATAG
- a CDS encoding SmdB family multidrug efflux ABC transporter permease/ATP-binding protein has product MNSPQQFWPTLKRLLAYGSPWRKPLLQGVLMLWIAAIAEVSGPVLVSYFIDDLVAKGQFPLAIAAGLAIAYILLQILAASLHYFQTLLFNRVAVGVVQQLRIDVMDAALRQPLSTFDTQPVGQLISRVTNDTEVVKDLYVMVVSTVLRSAALVGAMLVAMFSLNWKMALVALMIFPAVATVMVLYHRFSTPIVRKVRSYLADINDGFNEVINGMGVIQQFRQQARFGKKLGAASHEHYEARMMALRLEGFLLRPLLSLFAAMVLCGLLIQFGFSSIGAVGVGVLYAFINYLGRLNEPLIELTTQQSMLQQAVVAGERIFELMDGAKQGYGDDDRPLASGRVDIDDVSFSYGTEKRVLQNISLTIPDRGFVALVGHTGSGKSTLASLLMGYYAPDEGEIRLDGRPLSTLSHAVLRQNVAMVQQDPVVLAESMFVNVTLGRDISEGDVWRVLEVVQLAELVRAFPEGLHTRIGEQGNNLSTGQKQLLAIARVLVQTPKILILDEATANIDSGTEQAVQKALRIIREQTTLIIIAHRLSTIVEADTIMVLHHGQTVERGTHEQLLQQQGRYYQMYQLQLAGEDLAATSTESCPAH; this is encoded by the coding sequence ATGAATAGCCCTCAACAGTTTTGGCCAACCCTGAAACGTCTGCTGGCCTACGGTTCACCCTGGCGAAAACCATTGTTACAGGGTGTCCTGATGCTGTGGATTGCTGCAATCGCTGAAGTCTCAGGCCCCGTATTGGTGAGCTATTTTATTGACGACTTGGTAGCAAAAGGCCAGTTCCCGCTGGCGATTGCGGCTGGCCTGGCAATAGCTTATATCCTGCTGCAAATTCTGGCGGCCTCGTTGCACTATTTTCAGACGCTGCTGTTTAATCGTGTTGCGGTGGGTGTCGTTCAGCAATTGCGTATTGATGTGATGGATGCGGCGTTGCGCCAGCCACTGAGTACATTTGATACGCAACCTGTCGGGCAACTGATTTCACGCGTCACCAATGACACTGAGGTGGTGAAAGACCTGTACGTCATGGTGGTGTCAACGGTGTTACGCAGTGCGGCGCTGGTTGGGGCGATGCTGGTGGCGATGTTCAGCCTGAACTGGAAGATGGCGCTGGTTGCGCTGATGATTTTCCCTGCGGTCGCCACGGTCATGGTGCTGTACCATCGTTTTAGTACGCCGATTGTGCGCAAAGTGCGGAGCTATCTGGCCGACATTAATGATGGTTTCAATGAAGTGATTAATGGCATGGGCGTCATTCAGCAGTTTCGCCAGCAGGCTCGCTTTGGCAAGAAGCTGGGTGCCGCTAGTCACGAACATTATGAAGCGCGGATGATGGCCTTGCGTCTGGAAGGTTTCCTGCTGCGGCCGCTGCTGAGCCTGTTTGCTGCGATGGTACTGTGCGGTCTATTGATCCAATTCGGTTTTAGCTCGATCGGAGCGGTTGGCGTTGGGGTCTTATACGCCTTTATCAACTATTTAGGCCGTCTGAATGAACCGCTGATTGAGCTGACAACTCAACAATCCATGTTACAGCAGGCCGTTGTTGCCGGTGAACGTATCTTTGAGTTGATGGATGGCGCAAAACAGGGGTACGGCGATGATGATCGTCCGCTTGCTTCGGGGCGCGTCGATATTGACGATGTTTCTTTCTCATACGGTACAGAAAAACGCGTGCTACAGAATATCTCGCTGACGATCCCGGATCGCGGGTTCGTCGCGCTGGTCGGGCATACCGGTAGTGGGAAAAGTACGCTAGCCAGTTTGCTTATGGGGTATTACGCGCCAGATGAGGGCGAGATTCGGCTCGATGGCCGTCCGCTATCGACGCTCTCTCATGCGGTTTTGCGCCAAAATGTGGCAATGGTGCAACAGGATCCGGTTGTGTTGGCGGAATCCATGTTTGTGAATGTGACGCTGGGGCGTGATATCAGCGAGGGGGACGTCTGGCGCGTGCTGGAAGTGGTTCAACTTGCTGAACTGGTTCGGGCTTTCCCTGAAGGATTGCATACGCGCATTGGTGAGCAGGGAAATAACCTGTCTACCGGACAAAAACAGCTGTTGGCGATTGCGCGGGTGCTGGTGCAAACGCCTAAGATCCTGATTCTTGATGAAGCGACTGCGAATATTGACTCAGGTACGGAGCAGGCGGTACAGAAGGCGCTGCGCATTATCAGGGAACAAACGACCTTGATTATTATCGCCCATCGGCTCTCCACTATCGTTGAGGCCGACACGATTATGGTGCTCCATCATGGGCAAACCGTTGAGCGGGGAACGCATGAGCAGTTGCTGCAACAGCAGGGTCGCTATTATCAAATGTATCAGTTGCAACTCGCGGGAGAGGATCTTGCTGCTACCAGTACTGAATCTTGCCCTGCGCACTGA
- the glnK gene encoding P-II family nitrogen regulator, with product MKLVTVVIKPFKLEDVREALSSVGIQGLTVTEVKGFGRQKGHAELYRGAEYSVNFLPKVKIDIAIADDQLDEVIDVISKAAYTGKIGDGKIFVAELQRVIRIRTGETDEAAL from the coding sequence ATGAAACTGGTTACTGTGGTGATAAAACCATTCAAGCTGGAAGATGTACGTGAAGCGTTATCTTCTGTCGGCATCCAGGGACTCACCGTCACTGAGGTGAAAGGATTTGGTCGTCAGAAAGGACATGCGGAGCTATATCGTGGCGCGGAATACAGCGTTAATTTTTTACCCAAGGTGAAAATTGATATCGCCATTGCAGACGATCAACTGGATGAAGTGATCGACGTCATCAGCAAAGCCGCGTACACCGGAAAAATTGGTGATGGCAAAATTTTTGTTGCCGAGTTGCAAAGGGTTATCCGTATTCGTACGGGTGAAACTGACGAAGCCGCACTTTAA
- the amtB gene encoding ammonium transporter AmtB, whose translation MKKRLSSLGLGVAALLPSWAMAATPTIDKADNAFIMICTALVLFMTIPGIALFYGGLIRSKNVLSMMTQVSVTFAMVCILWVVYGYSLAFSEGNAFFGGFSTFMLKGIGIESISGTYYQFVHVAYQASFACITVALIVGAIAERIRFSAVLIFVALWLTFSYLPMTHMVWGGGYLALDGALDFAGGTVVHINAAVAGLVGAYLLGKRAGFGKEAFKPHNLPMVFIGTAILYIGWFGFNAGSAGAANGVAALAFLNTVVATAAAILAWVGGEWMVRGKPSLLGACSGCIAGLVAITPAAGTVGVGGALIIGLAGGIAGLWGVTVLKRWLRVDDPCDVFGVHGVCGIVGCILTGVFSSASLGGTGYAEGVTMAHQVWVQLFSVIVCLVWSGVVAFVAFKVADMIVGLRVPEDQEREGLDVNSHGESAYNQ comes from the coding sequence ATGAAAAAACGACTCTCTTCATTAGGTCTCGGTGTGGCGGCATTACTCCCGTCCTGGGCAATGGCTGCGACACCGACGATTGATAAAGCGGATAACGCTTTTATTATGATTTGTACCGCACTGGTACTCTTTATGACTATACCGGGCATTGCATTGTTTTACGGCGGCCTGATCCGTTCTAAGAACGTTCTGTCTATGATGACGCAGGTGAGCGTAACGTTCGCGATGGTTTGTATCCTGTGGGTCGTTTACGGATATAGCCTGGCCTTCAGTGAAGGTAACGCCTTCTTCGGTGGCTTCAGCACGTTTATGCTGAAAGGCATCGGGATTGAGTCCATCAGCGGCACCTACTATCAATTTGTACATGTGGCCTATCAGGCTTCATTTGCCTGCATCACCGTCGCACTGATTGTCGGTGCGATTGCTGAGCGTATTCGTTTCTCTGCTGTGCTGATCTTCGTTGCGCTGTGGCTGACGTTCTCCTACCTGCCGATGACGCACATGGTATGGGGCGGTGGTTATTTGGCTCTGGATGGTGCGCTGGACTTCGCGGGCGGTACAGTGGTTCACATCAACGCCGCAGTTGCTGGGTTGGTGGGGGCTTACCTGCTGGGCAAACGTGCTGGTTTTGGCAAAGAAGCCTTCAAACCGCATAACCTGCCGATGGTATTTATCGGTACGGCGATCCTGTACATCGGCTGGTTTGGTTTCAATGCCGGTTCTGCGGGGGCTGCGAACGGTGTCGCCGCTCTGGCTTTCCTGAATACGGTTGTCGCCACGGCTGCTGCGATTCTGGCATGGGTTGGCGGTGAGTGGATGGTGCGCGGCAAACCTTCTCTGCTGGGCGCGTGCTCTGGTTGTATCGCCGGCCTGGTAGCAATCACGCCAGCGGCGGGTACGGTTGGTGTGGGTGGCGCACTGATAATCGGTCTGGCTGGCGGTATTGCAGGCCTGTGGGGCGTAACGGTACTGAAAAGATGGCTGCGTGTCGATGACCCATGTGATGTGTTCGGTGTTCACGGCGTGTGCGGTATCGTCGGCTGTATCCTGACTGGCGTATTCTCTTCGGCTTCGCTGGGTGGTACTGGCTATGCAGAAGGCGTGACGATGGCGCATCAGGTTTGGGTTCAGTTGTTCAGCGTCATTGTTTGTCTGGTGTGGTCGGGCGTGGTGGCATTCGTTGCCTTCAAAGTGGCGGATATGATTGTCGGCCTGCGTGTACCTGAAGATCAAGAACGCGAAGGTTTGGACGTCAACAGCCATGGCGAGAGCGCTTACAACCAATAA
- the tesB gene encoding acyl-CoA thioesterase II: MSQSLQHLLDLLHLEKLEEGLFRGQSDDLGLRQVFGGQVVGQAMSAAKQTVPVERNIHSFHSYFLLPGDSQKPIIYDVENLRDGNSFSARRVRAIQNGRPIFYMTASFQSHEEGFEHQNVMPNVAPPEDLKSEQEIAQDMQHLLPPRFRDKFIQASPIEMRPVKFHNPLKGEVDEPVRHVWCRASSPLPDDKRIHQYLLGYTSDCNFLLTALQPHGVGFLEPGMQVATIDHSMWFHRDFRLDDWLLYTVESTSASGARGFVRGQFYTREGVLVASSVQEGVIRRRQQ, encoded by the coding sequence ATGAGTCAATCACTACAACATCTTCTCGACCTCCTGCATTTAGAGAAGCTCGAAGAAGGGCTATTTCGCGGACAAAGCGATGATTTGGGACTGCGTCAGGTCTTTGGCGGACAAGTCGTCGGCCAGGCCATGTCGGCTGCCAAACAAACTGTCCCCGTCGAGCGCAACATTCACTCTTTCCACAGCTACTTTTTACTACCAGGAGACAGTCAGAAACCTATTATTTATGACGTTGAAAACCTACGTGACGGCAACAGTTTCAGCGCCAGACGCGTGAGGGCTATCCAGAATGGTCGCCCTATTTTTTATATGACGGCCTCATTTCAAAGTCATGAAGAAGGGTTTGAGCACCAAAATGTGATGCCAAACGTCGCACCACCTGAGGATCTGAAATCCGAGCAGGAAATCGCACAAGACATGCAGCACCTTCTGCCCCCCCGCTTTCGCGATAAATTTATTCAGGCCAGCCCGATTGAGATGCGTCCGGTTAAATTCCATAATCCACTAAAAGGTGAAGTGGATGAGCCAGTGCGACACGTCTGGTGCCGTGCCAGCAGCCCGCTGCCGGACGATAAGCGTATTCACCAATACCTGCTCGGCTATACGTCTGACTGCAATTTCCTACTTACGGCCTTGCAGCCTCACGGCGTTGGCTTTTTGGAACCGGGTATGCAGGTCGCCACAATCGATCACTCGATGTGGTTCCACCGTGATTTCCGGCTAGATGACTGGCTGTTATATACCGTGGAAAGCACGTCCGCATCCGGTGCTCGTGGTTTCGTACGTGGGCAATTTTATACTCGGGAAGGCGTGCTGGTTGCATCCAGCGTGCAGGAAGGCGTCATACGTCGCCGCCAGCAGTAA
- a CDS encoding YbaY family lipoprotein, whose translation MKLWHILGGITLSMTLAACAQRGDYGVSPQTGAPVTSASSQRPAVAMPAVTGTVNIRQRIALPHNAVLTVTVSDASLADAPSKVITQRVTRTEGKQAPFQFELPYNPADIQPNARILLSAAVAIDNRIVMVTENVLPVISNGVNNADLVLVPVASVPLPAKNQGSMISNPANQTPHMLQGQSGASSVAPQPVW comes from the coding sequence ATGAAATTATGGCATATCTTAGGCGGTATCACGTTATCAATGACTCTGGCTGCATGCGCACAGAGGGGTGATTATGGCGTTTCTCCTCAGACAGGTGCACCTGTCACCTCTGCTTCTTCACAGCGCCCGGCTGTCGCGATGCCTGCGGTAACCGGTACTGTGAATATTCGTCAGCGTATTGCGCTACCTCACAACGCCGTTTTGACCGTTACCGTGTCTGATGCATCGCTGGCGGATGCGCCTTCAAAAGTGATTACCCAGCGTGTAACACGTACAGAAGGAAAGCAGGCACCTTTCCAATTCGAACTCCCGTATAATCCGGCAGATATTCAGCCCAACGCGCGCATTTTACTCAGCGCAGCTGTTGCGATCGATAATCGCATTGTGATGGTGACGGAGAACGTCTTGCCAGTTATTAGCAACGGGGTGAATAACGCCGATTTGGTGCTGGTACCTGTCGCCTCTGTTCCCTTACCAGCGAAAAATCAGGGATCAATGATATCTAATCCGGCGAATCAGACACCTCACATGCTTCAGGGGCAGTCTGGCGCATCATCCGTGGCTCCTCAGCCAGTCTGGTAA
- a CDS encoding MGMT family protein: protein MSEEHDNFRQRVFQIVAAIPYGKIATYGDIAQLADSPRASRQVGGVLKRLPKDSKLPWHRVINRKGEISLVGGDYVRQKSALQAEGIIFNHQGKVDLAKYRWQYAP, encoded by the coding sequence ATGTCAGAAGAACACGATAATTTTCGCCAGCGCGTTTTTCAAATCGTCGCAGCGATTCCTTACGGAAAAATAGCCACCTATGGCGACATTGCACAGCTTGCCGATTCCCCCAGAGCATCCCGACAAGTCGGCGGGGTATTAAAACGCCTGCCGAAAGACAGCAAACTCCCCTGGCATCGGGTAATTAATCGTAAAGGCGAAATATCGCTGGTCGGTGGAGACTATGTACGCCAGAAATCAGCGCTACAGGCGGAGGGAATCATTTTCAATCATCAGGGGAAAGTTGATCTTGCGAAATATCGCTGGCAATACGCGCCATAA
- a CDS encoding HHA domain-containing protein — translation MKKIDYLMRLRKCTTIDTLERVIEKNKYELSNDELEMFFSAADHRLAELTMNKLYDKVPTAVWRYVR, via the coding sequence ATGAAAAAAATCGACTATTTGATGCGTTTGCGTAAATGCACAACCATTGACACTCTCGAACGCGTTATAGAAAAAAACAAGTATGAACTCTCTAATGATGAACTGGAGATGTTCTTTTCCGCAGCCGATCATCGTCTGGCTGAACTGACAATGAACAAACTCTACGATAAAGTTCCTACCGCAGTATGGCGATACGTCCGTTAA
- the tomB gene encoding Hha toxicity modulator TomB translates to MDEYTPKHYDIAQLRFLCENLCDESIATLGDSSHGWVNDPTSAINLQLNELIEHIATFILTFKIKYPNESELSEQVEKYLDDTYVLFSNYGINDAELRRWQKSKAKLFGMFSGENVCTPAKT, encoded by the coding sequence ATGGATGAGTACACACCAAAACATTATGATATTGCCCAACTCAGATTCTTATGTGAGAATCTGTGTGACGAAAGTATAGCGACGTTAGGCGATAGCAGTCACGGCTGGGTCAATGATCCAACATCTGCGATCAATCTCCAATTAAATGAACTTATTGAGCATATCGCTACGTTTATTCTCACATTTAAAATAAAATACCCTAACGAAAGTGAACTTTCAGAGCAGGTTGAAAAGTATTTGGATGATACTTACGTCTTGTTTAGCAACTACGGCATTAATGATGCGGAACTACGGCGTTGGCAGAAGTCCAAAGCAAAATTATTCGGAATGTTCTCAGGGGAGAACGTCTGTACGCCTGCTAAAACTTAA
- the ykgO gene encoding type B 50S ribosomal protein L36: MQVLSSLRSAKNRHKDCIVVRRRGRVYVICKSNPRFKAVQGGKKKKG, encoded by the coding sequence ATGCAGGTGCTTAGTTCACTACGTTCAGCAAAAAACCGCCATAAGGATTGTATTGTAGTCCGCCGTCGCGGACGAGTTTACGTTATATGCAAATCAAACCCGCGCTTTAAGGCCGTGCAAGGCGGAAAAAAGAAAAAAGGTTAA